One Mercenaria mercenaria strain notata chromosome 12, MADL_Memer_1, whole genome shotgun sequence DNA segment encodes these proteins:
- the LOC123565268 gene encoding uncharacterized protein LOC123565268, translating into MSKNEKEMLLMGTLKRIGDNSRCKNKERTRQRYDYYFDGKTICQESFSFIFDTKHKTLRNILAHMKEHGTEPRVHGHTGRRAPNAFAPDVIRNAIQFLINYASEVGLPQPAAPRGRSDEPPIYLPSSDTKLSIHQQYKEVCIENDKLYVGLTTFKDLWSLCVPHIKISSPIEDVCRTCEDFRQEIKLAMSEDDKLSATGRYQSHILQARKERDVYKKCVERSAEMFRKRQELDPSAGDNFSMDDIHYTFDFSQYVKLPHHSREKGPTYFIQPVKVQIFGFLVDGCCQYNCLISENETLGRDGQLAPGPDSVISMLDHAFHSYGSGENDCSIHADNCFGQNKNRYVLAYFAWRIMVGKHRNITYMMQIPGHTRCLIDAGFGNIKKLYRRTDCDTPQHIAEVVGKSSVSNFPVTYGADGWIWRAWKVFLSDRFKKVPNISKYHSFRFTIEQPGVVYMKVNADDVDEIRFIICKTHHLPMDVTDIPDVLPPGGLSKERQEYLFRHVRPLVRQPFQDILCPIPTQTE; encoded by the exons ATGTCCaagaatgaaaaagaaatgcttctaATGGGGACATTAAAACGGATAGGTGACAATTCcagatgtaaaaataaagaaagaacgCGACAAAGATACGACTATTATTTTGATGGCAAAACGATCTGTCaagaatcattttcatttatatttgacaCTAAACATAAGACCCTAAGAAACATTTTGGCACACATGAAAGAACATGGAACGGAACCGCGCGTTCATGGTCACACAGGCAGACGAGCACCAAATGCGTTTGCGCCAGACGTAATTAGAAATGCAATCCAATTTCTAATCAACTACGCAAGTGAAGTCGGCCTTCCCCAGCCGGCAGCTCCCAGAGGTCGCAGTGATGAACCTCCAATATATTTGCCGTCGTCGGACACAAAGCTTTCAATCCATCAACAGTACAAAGAGGTGTGCATAGAGAATGACAAACTATACGTTGGTTTAACAACATTCAAAGACCTGTGGTCATTATGTGTTCCGCATATAAAGATAAGTTCACCAATAGAAGATGTGTGTCGCACTTGCGAAGATTTTAGACAAGAAATTAAACTTGCTATGAGTGAAGATGATAAGTTGTCGGCGACAGGAAGATATCAATCACATATTCTACAAGCTAGAAAGGAGAGGGACGTGTACAAGAAATGTGTAGAAAGGTCAGCTGAAATGTTTAGGAAAAGACAAGAACTTGACCCATCTGCGGGAGACAATTTTTCAATGGAcgatatacattatacatttgaCTTTTCCCAgtacgtcaaattgccacatcaCTCCAGAGAAAAGGGGCCGACATATTTTATTCAGCCCGTCAAGGTACAGATATTTGGTTTCCTGGTAGATGGCTGCTGTCAGTACAACTGCCTCATCAGTGAGAACGAAACATTAG GTCGTGATGGACAGCTGGCTCCCGGACCAGATTCAGTTATTTCCATGTTAGACCATGCGTTCCATTCATACGGATCTGGTGAGAACGACTGTAGCATTCATGCTGACAATTGTTTCG GTCAAAACAAGAATCGTTACGTTCTGGCGTATTTTGCCTGGAGAATCATGGTtggaaaacacagaaatattacatACATGATGCAGATTCCCGGACATACTCG GTGCTTGATTGATGCGGGATTtggaaacattaaaaagttaTACCGGAGAACAGACTGTGACACACCGCAACATATAGCTGAAGTAGTCGGAAAGTCGTCAGTCAGCAACTTTCCTGTAACCTATGGTGCAGACGGATGGATATGGCGGGCGTGGAAAGTATTTCTGTCAGACAGATTTAAAAAAGTTCCGAACATATCAAAATACCACAGTTTCAGATTCACCATTGAACAACCCGGCGTCGTCTATATGAAAGTAAACGCAGACGATGTAGATGAAATCCGATTCATCATCTGTAAAACGCATCACCTACCAATGGATGTCACCGATATTCCGGACGTACTGCCACCTGGCGGATTGAGCAAAGAGAGACAGGAATACTTGTTCCGGCACGTGAGACCACTTGTTAGGCAACCTTTTCAGGACATACTTTGCCCGATTCCTACTCAGACGGAATAG